One genomic region from Ornithinicoccus hortensis encodes:
- the rlmB gene encoding 23S rRNA (guanosine(2251)-2'-O)-methyltransferase RlmB: MAGNSRRRGAVRKTSKKGPTVGSGGQRRRGLEGRGPTPKAAERRPSHPAARAARRAEKAADGRGGQGRGGSRKAAKGSTEIVAGRNSVLEALRTQVPGSTLYVASRIDSDDRVREAITLATERDIPVLETPRGELDRLTDGAVHQGLAMQVPPYDYLHPDDLLEVELPGLPLIVALDGITDPRNLGAIIRSAGAFGAHGVVVPERRSAGMTAAAWKTSAGAAARIPVALATNLTRALEGYRKAGFFVIGLDADGDVELPGLALADQPLVVVVGSEGKGLSRLVAETCDQIVSIPMSSVTESLNAGIAAGVSLYEIARQRAGLP, encoded by the coding sequence CGAGCAAGAAGGGTCCGACCGTCGGCAGCGGGGGCCAGCGCCGACGCGGCCTGGAAGGGCGGGGACCCACCCCCAAGGCCGCCGAGCGGCGACCCAGCCACCCCGCGGCCCGGGCGGCACGACGGGCCGAGAAGGCCGCTGACGGACGGGGCGGCCAAGGCCGTGGCGGCAGCCGCAAGGCCGCCAAGGGCTCCACCGAGATCGTGGCCGGCCGCAACTCCGTGCTCGAGGCGCTGCGCACCCAGGTGCCCGGGAGCACCCTCTACGTCGCGTCCCGGATCGACTCCGACGACCGGGTGCGCGAGGCGATCACCCTGGCCACCGAGCGGGACATCCCGGTCCTGGAGACTCCGCGCGGGGAGTTGGACCGGTTGACCGACGGCGCCGTCCACCAGGGGTTGGCGATGCAGGTGCCGCCGTATGACTACCTGCACCCGGACGACCTGCTCGAGGTTGAGCTGCCCGGGCTGCCGCTGATCGTCGCGCTGGACGGGATCACCGATCCCCGCAACCTGGGCGCGATCATCCGCTCCGCCGGGGCGTTCGGCGCGCACGGGGTGGTGGTGCCCGAGCGCCGCTCCGCCGGGATGACCGCGGCCGCCTGGAAGACCTCGGCCGGTGCCGCGGCCCGGATCCCGGTCGCGCTGGCCACCAACCTCACCCGGGCCCTGGAGGGCTACCGCAAGGCCGGCTTCTTCGTGATCGGGCTGGACGCCGACGGCGACGTCGAGCTGCCCGGCCTGGCGCTCGCCGACCAGCCGCTCGTGGTCGTGGTCGGGTCGGAGGGCAAGGGCCTGTCCCGGCTGGTCGCCGAGACCTGCGACCAGATCGTGTCGATCCCGATGAGCTCGGTCACCGAGTCGCTGAACGCGGGGATCGCGGCCGGCGTGAGCCTCTACGAGATCGCCCGGCAGCGGGCGGGCCTGCCCTGA
- a CDS encoding DUF4032 domain-containing protein: protein MPLDITARRPDPALLDLPWSVPLEDWPESHLAALPRGISRHVVRFVKLSGRVIAVKEIKADLARREYTTLHVLGRLGQPAVEPLAVISGRTDADGNPLDACLLTRHLKFSLPYRALFSQRLRPDTARRVLDALAVLLVRLHLAGCFWGDVSLSNTLFRRDAGDFSAYLVDAETAELHTKLSDGQREHDLFIAHGNIAGELMDLEAGGYFDEDVDPLEIADLIMHRYELLWSELTAPERFEQGDRWRVEDRIRRLNNLGFDVGELAIATDVDGTHLQIEPKIVDAGHHARRLLRLTGLDVEENQARRLLNDLDAYTAALDRQNEDEELVAHDWLTTIYEPITRGVPRELRNKLEPAELFHELLEHRWYLSEQAGHDVSLEETLRDYTDTVLSTKPDEVAVLGIDTQEIPIRAPGGYTG from the coding sequence ATGCCGCTCGACATCACGGCGAGGCGCCCCGACCCGGCCCTGCTCGACCTGCCCTGGTCGGTCCCGCTCGAGGACTGGCCGGAGAGCCACCTGGCCGCCCTCCCCCGCGGCATCTCCCGCCACGTCGTCCGGTTCGTCAAGCTGTCCGGCCGGGTGATCGCGGTCAAGGAGATCAAGGCGGACCTGGCCCGGCGGGAGTACACCACGCTGCACGTGCTCGGCCGCCTGGGCCAGCCGGCCGTGGAGCCGCTGGCGGTGATCAGCGGTCGCACCGACGCCGACGGCAACCCCCTGGACGCGTGCCTGCTCACCCGCCACCTGAAGTTCTCGCTGCCCTACCGCGCCCTGTTCAGCCAGCGGTTGCGGCCCGACACCGCCCGACGGGTGCTGGACGCCCTCGCCGTGCTGCTGGTCCGGCTGCACCTGGCCGGCTGCTTCTGGGGCGACGTCTCGCTGTCCAACACCCTGTTCCGGCGCGATGCCGGCGACTTCTCGGCATACCTGGTCGACGCGGAGACCGCGGAGCTGCACACCAAGCTCAGCGACGGCCAGCGCGAGCACGACCTGTTCATCGCCCACGGCAACATCGCCGGTGAGCTGATGGACCTCGAGGCCGGCGGCTACTTCGACGAGGACGTCGACCCGCTGGAGATCGCCGACCTGATCATGCACCGGTACGAGCTGCTCTGGTCCGAGCTCACCGCCCCGGAACGCTTCGAGCAGGGCGACCGCTGGCGGGTCGAGGACCGGATCCGGCGGTTGAACAACCTCGGCTTCGACGTCGGCGAGCTCGCGATCGCCACGGACGTGGACGGGACCCACCTGCAGATCGAGCCCAAGATCGTGGACGCCGGCCACCACGCCCGGCGGCTGCTGCGGCTGACCGGGCTCGACGTCGAGGAGAACCAGGCCCGCCGGCTGCTCAACGACCTCGACGCCTACACCGCGGCCCTGGACCGGCAGAACGAGGACGAGGAACTGGTCGCGCACGACTGGCTCACGACGATCTACGAGCCGATCACCCGCGGGGTCCCCCGCGAGCTGCGCAACAAGCTGGAGCCGGCCGAGCTGTTCCACGAGCTGCTGGAGCACCGGTGGTACCTGTCGGAGCAGGCCGGCCACGACGTCTCGCTGGAGGAGACGCTGCGCGACTACACCGACACGGTGCTGTCCACCAAGCCCGACGAGGTGGCGGTGCTCGGCATCGACACCCAGGAGATCCCGATCCGCGCCCCCGGCGGCTACACCGGCTGA